Proteins from a single region of Barnesiella propionica:
- a CDS encoding carboxypeptidase regulatory-like domain-containing protein — MKKTLKCYFVFLFFFLTFSVFGLENNARKVTPEMVREFMESPFQNKVWGKQLGLISKERTSVAKVNPISKIPMQDGKLAYGFLVYDDIIEESGLASFDVSNPANVSLLFPNDKSACAGAYANGKYYVYTMTVTMFGSRPDKFVSVDLNTGAVSEIADYTYMSTQYQDMSYDYSTNTMFVIALDNTTPVLGKVDLVSGAYTKVAKMSEPLATLAADYSGMLYGINAEGYLCALDKSSGVVAKIGDTGFVPRYLQSMEFDHTDGTLYWAACDMQGKSMFMRINVSNGEAAQIGTLGGNSEVVGLYIPFTLPDDGSPAAPTEMSVLSGENGSTTASVSWTNPSKTLKGDVLSDISKIEIYRNGLLVHTVNSPVAGARENWTDANAVNGFNIYKVLAINGKGAGMPVSSMKFVGRDIPAAVTDIVLTKDGVNTGKLSWKAPAVGLNGGWIDVNSLKYNITRYPDEVAVAVNVPGNEYTDNTISTLKQYYYTIEAVNEDGKGGIGISNVVMLGPSLSVPYTCSFANNDEISLWTVIDANKDTYPWEFNTGTSSMFYDIVVTGAEYWAAISDADDWLISSPIALEKGIPYKLTFDMIAYKGFPEILNITMGKGNTVDDQTIKLGTITTASISDLEHFILIIPEVESGDYNIGFEIVTPTGIGQFCQLTNVAVTVNTAGAVNGKITESGNAVESARVVFLQGDNIVAEAMSDEDGNFSVPYIEAGTYNYQVEKLGYHLINKEVTIAEKEALDLNIEMTKLAVYKVSGQIIDVRGEAVDGAKIVLSGYHSYIGHSSSDGTFEIPDVYEAAGYTMTVSKARLESFSHTIDITGDYSCGTISMKDKITAPVWALAEVQDQKVNITWEVPYSDYEFRYDDGTVTGQVGLSKGVTVNTIIGSIHKTPAVLSEVSWFTTSERRNKLVNVFIMDLDKNGKPTSKVLYSAMDVPNTPMEWCNHVLPDAVDAPNGFMIALSVAGYLSIGIDTGTDAEYPFVTNTHCFSIDYTTGEYDYIENSNVTGNLMIRAKGTPKEENAVHMKFAKEILPEYGLMPKSQNGISLEKGVLSAPVMTRMPSAKSDVLSSVVYNVWKLKEGEEENPELWELLTPSPIKERYLVDNSWGTTNQGVYKYAVRAVYTGNLSSEATYSNTVAKDMLTSVCINTSVNTGLSAEGAIVTLVHKDNKHIYTASVNTDNKVLFDGVWKGIYDIKIELEGYEVFIKNDVDFSSAASYNSDVYELKEIITPPYDLSIQETGEPSERLFSWNKNAGLFEDFEGHTDYAVNSAGDLGWSYIDGDEGRTFGFGGIEFPGMLEPMAYIVFNPSATHEELERTMPAHSGVKFLASFVSRTGANDDYLISPELNFKKDFIISFYAQTYSDDDGLETFRVGYSLTGKAAEDFIWLTNDVEVPVGAWTQFRYDIPAEAKYVTINCTSKNRFIFMVDDIYIGLDIPGRNAPARVPAIPVEYEVYLNGKMITTTQETEYKFTELVNGTYQAGVRSVYSSAKSEMETIDFVVSTLGMESPLENNITLYPNPVKNKLHIEGIYDQAEILSITGTSLGVYDISQPVINVENLDEGVYLLKITHKGGIALHKFVVRK; from the coding sequence ATGAAAAAAACATTGAAATGCTATTTCGTGTTTCTGTTTTTCTTCCTGACATTTTCTGTATTCGGACTTGAAAACAATGCGCGGAAAGTAACGCCTGAAATGGTGCGTGAATTTATGGAAAGCCCTTTTCAAAACAAAGTTTGGGGAAAACAATTGGGGCTAATATCTAAGGAGCGGACATCAGTTGCTAAAGTTAATCCTATTAGTAAAATCCCGATGCAAGATGGTAAACTCGCATACGGTTTTCTGGTGTATGACGATATTATAGAAGAATCTGGTTTAGCTTCTTTTGATGTTTCGAATCCTGCTAACGTATCGCTGCTTTTCCCAAATGATAAGTCGGCTTGTGCGGGAGCCTATGCAAACGGTAAATACTATGTTTACACGATGACTGTTACAATGTTCGGTTCTCGTCCTGATAAATTCGTTTCAGTCGATCTGAATACGGGAGCTGTCTCGGAGATAGCCGATTATACTTATATGAGTACCCAGTATCAGGATATGAGTTATGATTACAGTACAAATACGATGTTTGTTATTGCTTTGGATAATACTACTCCTGTTTTGGGAAAAGTAGACCTGGTGAGCGGTGCTTATACGAAAGTGGCTAAAATGAGTGAACCGTTGGCAACTTTGGCTGCTGATTATAGTGGTATGTTGTATGGAATCAATGCAGAAGGATATTTGTGTGCCCTTGACAAGAGTTCAGGTGTGGTTGCCAAAATCGGTGACACGGGATTTGTTCCCCGTTATTTACAGTCGATGGAATTTGATCATACCGATGGGACATTATATTGGGCTGCATGCGATATGCAAGGGAAATCGATGTTTATGAGGATAAATGTTTCTAACGGGGAAGCTGCTCAAATAGGAACTTTAGGAGGGAATAGCGAAGTAGTAGGATTGTATATTCCTTTCACATTACCGGATGATGGAAGTCCTGCCGCGCCTACAGAAATGTCAGTCTTGAGCGGAGAGAACGGTTCGACGACTGCGTCTGTCAGCTGGACAAATCCTTCTAAAACACTGAAGGGAGATGTTCTCTCGGATATTTCAAAAATTGAAATATACAGGAACGGATTGTTGGTACACACTGTGAATTCTCCCGTTGCGGGTGCCCGGGAAAATTGGACCGATGCCAATGCCGTAAACGGCTTTAATATCTATAAAGTCTTGGCAATAAACGGCAAAGGTGCAGGAATGCCTGTGTCCTCGATGAAATTTGTGGGACGTGATATCCCTGCTGCCGTGACAGATATTGTATTGACAAAAGATGGAGTCAATACGGGTAAGTTGAGCTGGAAAGCTCCGGCCGTAGGTTTAAACGGAGGATGGATAGATGTTAATTCTCTGAAATATAATATCACCCGTTATCCCGATGAGGTTGCGGTTGCAGTTAATGTTCCCGGAAATGAATATACCGATAATACGATCAGTACGTTAAAACAATATTATTATACGATAGAAGCGGTCAATGAGGACGGGAAAGGCGGTATCGGGATCTCTAACGTCGTAATGCTGGGGCCTTCCTTAAGTGTTCCTTATACATGCTCTTTTGCAAATAACGATGAGATAAGCCTTTGGACCGTGATTGACGCGAATAAAGATACCTATCCCTGGGAATTTAATACAGGAACAAGTTCTATGTTCTATGATATAGTAGTTACCGGTGCGGAATACTGGGCTGCAATATCCGATGCTGATGATTGGCTGATATCTTCTCCCATAGCATTGGAGAAAGGTATTCCTTATAAGTTAACGTTCGATATGATCGCGTATAAAGGTTTTCCTGAGATATTGAATATAACGATGGGAAAAGGGAATACGGTAGATGACCAAACTATAAAACTGGGAACTATTACTACGGCTTCAATTAGCGATCTCGAGCATTTTATATTAATCATTCCCGAAGTTGAATCAGGGGATTATAATATAGGATTTGAGATTGTTACGCCGACGGGAATCGGGCAGTTCTGTCAATTGACCAATGTTGCCGTAACTGTAAATACAGCGGGTGCAGTAAATGGAAAAATAACGGAAAGTGGCAATGCTGTGGAAAGTGCCAGAGTTGTTTTTCTGCAGGGAGATAATATCGTGGCAGAAGCTATGTCCGATGAGGATGGAAACTTCAGTGTTCCGTATATAGAAGCGGGAACATATAATTACCAGGTTGAGAAGTTAGGTTATCACCTGATAAATAAGGAGGTGACCATCGCAGAGAAAGAGGCATTGGATTTGAACATAGAAATGACAAAACTTGCCGTTTATAAAGTATCGGGACAAATAATAGATGTGAGAGGTGAAGCGGTAGACGGCGCAAAGATCGTTTTGAGCGGCTATCATAGTTATATAGGACATAGCTCATCGGATGGTACATTTGAAATTCCTGATGTATATGAGGCTGCAGGTTATACGATGACAGTATCGAAAGCTCGGCTTGAGTCTTTTTCTCATACAATTGATATAACAGGGGATTATTCGTGCGGTACTATTTCTATGAAAGATAAGATTACCGCACCGGTATGGGCTTTGGCCGAAGTTCAGGATCAAAAGGTAAATATTACTTGGGAAGTTCCGTATAGCGATTATGAATTCCGCTATGATGACGGAACTGTTACCGGTCAGGTTGGTTTGTCGAAAGGCGTTACGGTAAATACGATTATCGGGTCTATACACAAGACTCCCGCTGTTTTGTCTGAAGTAAGTTGGTTTACTACCAGCGAAAGGAGAAATAAGTTAGTCAATGTGTTTATTATGGATCTGGACAAAAACGGAAAACCGACTTCCAAGGTTTTATATTCGGCTATGGATGTTCCGAATACTCCTATGGAATGGTGCAATCATGTTTTACCTGATGCGGTCGATGCTCCTAATGGATTTATGATCGCTTTGAGTGTAGCCGGATACCTTTCGATAGGAATAGATACGGGGACCGATGCGGAATATCCTTTTGTAACAAATACTCATTGTTTTTCTATAGATTATACGACGGGTGAGTATGACTATATAGAAAATAGCAATGTTACGGGAAATCTTATGATACGTGCTAAAGGAACTCCCAAAGAAGAGAATGCGGTTCATATGAAATTTGCGAAAGAGATATTACCGGAATACGGGCTGATGCCTAAATCTCAAAATGGCATATCACTGGAAAAAGGTGTTCTGTCCGCACCGGTAATGACTCGCATGCCTTCTGCTAAATCGGATGTTTTATCTTCCGTTGTTTATAATGTCTGGAAACTGAAAGAAGGAGAAGAAGAGAATCCTGAGCTTTGGGAATTACTTACACCGTCACCGATAAAAGAAAGATATTTAGTAGATAATTCATGGGGGACTACCAACCAGGGAGTATATAAATATGCCGTGAGGGCAGTTTATACAGGGAATTTAAGTTCTGAAGCAACCTATTCCAATACAGTTGCGAAAGATATGTTGACCTCCGTTTGTATAAATACTTCGGTAAATACCGGTCTGAGTGCAGAAGGGGCTATAGTAACTCTTGTCCATAAAGATAATAAACATATTTATACAGCATCGGTGAATACTGATAATAAAGTTTTGTTTGATGGAGTATGGAAAGGTATTTATGATATAAAAATAGAATTAGAGGGATATGAGGTATTTATAAAGAATGACGTTGATTTCTCATCGGCCGCTTCATATAACAGCGATGTTTATGAATTGAAGGAGATTATAACACCTCCCTATGACTTGTCAATACAAGAAACAGGCGAACCTTCAGAGCGATTGTTCTCTTGGAATAAAAATGCGGGTCTATTTGAAGATTTTGAAGGACATACGGATTATGCTGTTAATTCTGCGGGCGATTTGGGATGGAGTTATATCGATGGAGATGAAGGAAGAACTTTTGGTTTCGGTGGAATAGAGTTTCCAGGAATGCTTGAACCTATGGCATACATAGTGTTTAATCCGTCCGCTACCCATGAAGAATTGGAACGTACTATGCCGGCGCATAGCGGTGTCAAATTCCTGGCAAGCTTTGTTTCGAGGACCGGAGCTAATGACGATTATTTGATTTCTCCAGAATTGAACTTTAAAAAGGATTTTATTATTTCATTCTATGCGCAGACGTATAGTGATGATGACGGACTGGAAACCTTCCGCGTAGGGTATTCGTTAACAGGGAAAGCGGCTGAAGATTTTATTTGGCTTACGAATGATGTAGAGGTTCCGGTTGGAGCCTGGACCCAGTTCCGTTACGACATACCTGCGGAAGCCAAATATGTAACGATTAACTGTACTTCTAAAAACCGTTTCATATTTATGGTGGATGATATTTATATAGGACTTGATATCCCGGGGCGGAATGCGCCAGCAAGAGTTCCCGCTATTCCTGTTGAATATGAAGTTTACCTGAATGGAAAGATGATAACTACGACTCAGGAGACAGAATATAAATTTACTGAGTTGGTAAACGGTACATATCAGGCTGGTGTCAGATCGGTATATTCGTCTGCTAAATCGGAAATGGAAACTATTGATTTTGTGGTTTCTACTTTGGGCATGGAATCACCCTTGGAAAATAATATCACTTTGTATCCTAATCCGGTAAAGAATAAACTTCATATTGAGGGGATATACGATCAAGCAGAAATTTTGAGCATTACGGGAACATCTCTTGGAGTATATGATATTTCTCAACCGGTTATTAATGTGGAAAATCTGGACGAGGGTGTATATCTGTTAAAAATAACTCATAAAGGAGGGATTGCCTTGCATAAGTTTGTGGTCAGGAAGTAA
- a CDS encoding sodium:solute symporter: MSPYLVLVTIASYFILLFLISYIAGRKADNQGFFVGNRESPWYVVAFAMIGSTISGVTFISVPGMVEGSAYSYLQMVLGFVVGQILVAFVLIPLFYKMNLVSIYGYLEDRFGMKSYKTGAWFFFVSKMLGAAVRFFVVCVVLQPLVFGPLGLPFSVNVIFTVGLVWLYTFQGGVKSLVWTDTLKTFCLILSVGLCIYYISAHLHLDFGGMVRSISDSDTSRIFFFDDVNDKRYFFKQFLAGIFMVIATTGLDQDMMQRNLSCKNFRDSQKNMVTSSILQFFVIALFLLLGTLMYNFVRNTPDLSLPEKGDELFALVATHHSFPPIVGILFILGLVAAAYSAAGSALTALTTSFTVDILGSTRKKEEAEVSRIRKKVHVGMAVIMGLVIVAFYMLSNDSAINAVYALASYTYGPILGLFVFGIFMKNKVRDRYIPIVAILSPVLCFILQKKSEDWLNGYQFGFELLILNAFFTFVGLLLLTKKEK, from the coding sequence ATGAGTCCGTATTTGGTTCTGGTCACGATTGCCAGTTATTTCATATTGTTGTTCCTAATTTCATATATCGCGGGCCGTAAGGCCGATAATCAGGGCTTTTTCGTCGGAAACCGTGAATCTCCGTGGTATGTGGTGGCTTTTGCCATGATAGGTTCCACGATCTCGGGCGTGACTTTTATATCGGTTCCCGGAATGGTGGAAGGAAGTGCTTACTCTTATCTGCAAATGGTTTTGGGATTTGTCGTAGGGCAGATACTAGTCGCTTTTGTCCTTATTCCCTTGTTTTATAAAATGAACTTGGTCTCGATATACGGTTATCTGGAAGACCGTTTCGGGATGAAGTCCTATAAGACCGGAGCTTGGTTCTTTTTCGTTTCGAAGATGCTGGGAGCGGCCGTGCGTTTTTTCGTGGTATGTGTCGTTTTACAGCCACTGGTATTCGGTCCGTTGGGCTTACCGTTTTCGGTGAATGTTATTTTTACGGTGGGGCTGGTATGGCTTTATACGTTCCAGGGAGGCGTGAAGTCGCTGGTATGGACCGACACGCTTAAGACCTTTTGCCTTATCCTTTCGGTAGGGTTGTGTATTTATTATATCTCGGCTCATTTGCATCTTGATTTCGGAGGGATGGTTCGTTCCATATCCGACAGCGATACGTCGCGTATCTTTTTCTTTGACGATGTGAACGACAAGCGTTATTTCTTCAAGCAGTTCCTCGCCGGAATTTTCATGGTTATTGCTACGACCGGGCTCGACCAGGATATGATGCAGCGTAACTTGAGCTGTAAGAATTTCCGCGATTCCCAGAAGAATATGGTAACGAGCAGTATCCTGCAATTTTTCGTAATTGCTTTATTCCTGTTGCTGGGAACACTGATGTATAATTTTGTAAGAAATACTCCCGATTTGTCTTTACCTGAAAAAGGAGACGAGTTGTTTGCACTGGTCGCCACGCACCATTCTTTTCCTCCCATCGTAGGGATATTGTTCATACTGGGACTGGTTGCTGCTGCATATTCGGCTGCCGGTTCCGCATTGACTGCCCTTACTACATCCTTTACCGTAGATATTTTGGGTAGTACCCGTAAAAAAGAGGAAGCGGAGGTGTCGCGCATCCGTAAGAAAGTGCATGTAGGTATGGCCGTGATCATGGGTTTGGTGATCGTTGCTTTCTATATGTTGAGTAACGACAGCGCCATTAACGCGGTATATGCGCTGGCCAGTTATACTTACGGTCCTATTCTGGGACTCTTCGTATTCGGTATCTTTATGAAGAATAAGGTACGTGACCGCTATATTCCTATTGTTGCTATTTTGTCTCCGGTGTTGTGCTTTATTTTACAAAAAAAATCGGAAGACTGGCTTAACGGTTATCAGTTCGGTTTTGAACTGTTGATATTAAATGCATTCTTTACATTCGTAGGCTTGCTTTTGTTAACGAAAAAAGAAAAGTAA
- a CDS encoding exo-beta-N-acetylmuramidase NamZ family protein, with translation MKVLRLLILCFAITFCCQAKTGKVIVGAEQTNVYLPILKNKRIAVLSNHTGMIGNEHLVDMLHREKYNVTAIFSPEHGFRGTADAGEHVKSSVDEKTGIPIRSLYEGGLNRPGNEAMGSFDILIVDIQDVGLRFYTYYVTMVKMMDACAEFNKKVLILDRPNPNGHYVDGPILDMRYKSGVGWLPVPVVHGMTLGEIAMMVNGERWLTASRTCDVTVVKCKNYTHRTMYELPVAPSPNLPDMKSIYLYPSTCLFEATPVSLGRGTDKPFKVYGHPNMTGYSYSFTPRSVPGAKNPPLLNKLCHGVDLSGKSDEEIWEKGLDLSYVIDAYRNLNLGDHFFRPFFEKLIGVDYVRRMIKEGKSADEIKAMWKDDVEKFKKQRAPYLLYAE, from the coding sequence ATGAAAGTGCTAAGACTCCTTATTTTATGCTTCGCAATAACGTTTTGTTGCCAGGCTAAGACCGGAAAAGTAATTGTTGGAGCCGAACAGACCAACGTGTATTTGCCTATTTTAAAAAATAAACGTATCGCCGTCCTTTCCAATCATACCGGTATGATCGGGAATGAGCATCTGGTGGATATGTTGCACCGGGAAAAGTATAACGTTACGGCTATATTTTCCCCTGAACATGGATTTCGCGGAACGGCGGATGCCGGCGAACATGTGAAAAGTTCGGTGGATGAAAAGACCGGAATTCCTATTCGTTCCTTGTATGAAGGAGGACTCAACCGCCCGGGAAACGAGGCAATGGGTTCTTTCGATATTTTAATAGTGGACATACAGGATGTCGGCCTTCGTTTCTACACTTATTATGTAACGATGGTTAAGATGATGGATGCTTGCGCCGAGTTCAATAAAAAAGTGCTGATTCTCGACCGGCCCAATCCCAACGGACATTATGTGGACGGCCCGATACTGGATATGCGATATAAATCGGGGGTGGGGTGGCTGCCTGTTCCGGTTGTGCATGGTATGACTCTGGGAGAGATTGCCATGATGGTAAATGGGGAGCGTTGGCTTACGGCGTCGCGTACCTGCGATGTTACGGTTGTTAAATGTAAAAATTACACACATCGCACAATGTATGAGCTGCCTGTCGCTCCGTCGCCTAACTTACCCGACATGAAATCTATTTATTTGTATCCTTCCACCTGTTTGTTCGAAGCTACCCCGGTAAGCTTGGGAAGAGGAACAGATAAGCCGTTCAAGGTGTACGGTCATCCCAATATGACAGGTTACAGTTATTCGTTCACTCCCCGTAGTGTCCCTGGCGCCAAAAATCCGCCTTTGCTGAATAAGCTTTGTCACGGGGTAGACCTAAGCGGCAAAAGCGATGAGGAAATATGGGAGAAAGGTCTTGATCTTTCCTATGTGATAGACGCTTACAGGAACCTTAACCTGGGAGATCATTTCTTCCGTCCGTTCTTCGAGAAACTTATCGGCGTGGATTATGTACGCCGTATGATAAAGGAAGGGAAAAGCGCCGATGAAATAAAAGCCATGTGGAAAGACGACGTGGAGAAATTTAAAAAACAGCGGGCTCCTTATCTCCTTTATGCTGAATAA
- a CDS encoding HpaII family restriction endonuclease: MALSGNSNDWSGVYALVEILHTGSLIPGAPNLSAQDTEMPVSRVYREDVQGIVTYRIQPEKITVKCGDAETEICREELEQAANVLFSHIRKGLPEENEIPEAEDMLEKLRFSEFQSVSEDRSDFTVFYFNTGTGCEQSSPVTVKSLPAGVFLLPAHRAANLKYDILQVKFSNPESNRINRIDGPQEVRMGLIEIMRLGAKLKYTAPESKIFQDNLSLVDLHFPKLLAEITRLFFTTELTTVETIVEEIKVTNPYKIREELIIKNGFYEYKVKQFLHALTAGMKPAKIYRGYGRPLSHLLVTRKGGLRFYSADDPEPFDNYLFRNARLQVADCEKHKFGFIEKENGQWLIKLNTTISL; encoded by the coding sequence ATGGCACTATCGGGAAACAGTAATGATTGGTCAGGTGTCTACGCCCTTGTCGAGATTTTACATACCGGTTCTTTAATCCCCGGCGCGCCGAACCTTTCGGCACAAGATACGGAAATGCCTGTAAGCCGTGTTTACCGGGAAGATGTTCAGGGTATCGTAACATACCGGATACAGCCTGAAAAAATAACGGTAAAATGCGGCGATGCCGAAACAGAGATATGCCGGGAAGAATTGGAACAAGCAGCCAATGTATTATTCAGCCATATCCGGAAAGGACTGCCGGAAGAAAACGAAATACCGGAAGCAGAAGACATGCTGGAGAAACTTCGGTTCTCGGAATTTCAATCCGTATCGGAAGACAGAAGTGACTTCACCGTTTTCTATTTCAATACCGGAACCGGCTGCGAACAAAGCTCTCCGGTAACAGTAAAGTCCCTTCCGGCGGGAGTTTTCCTGCTCCCGGCCCACCGGGCCGCCAATCTGAAATACGACATCCTGCAGGTAAAATTCTCCAATCCCGAATCGAACAGGATCAACCGGATAGACGGTCCGCAGGAAGTACGAATGGGGCTCATAGAGATTATGAGACTGGGAGCTAAATTAAAATATACGGCTCCGGAGAGCAAGATATTCCAAGACAACCTTTCCCTCGTCGACCTGCACTTCCCCAAATTACTGGCGGAGATCACACGGTTGTTCTTCACGACGGAACTAACTACCGTGGAAACAATCGTCGAAGAGATAAAAGTTACCAACCCGTACAAAATACGGGAAGAACTCATCATAAAGAACGGTTTTTACGAATACAAAGTAAAACAATTCCTGCATGCCCTGACCGCAGGTATGAAACCGGCCAAGATATACCGGGGATACGGCCGTCCTCTTTCCCATCTGCTTGTTACCCGGAAAGGCGGATTGCGCTTCTACTCGGCGGACGATCCGGAACCCTTCGACAATTATCTTTTCCGTAACGCCCGTTTACAAGTAGCGGATTGTGAAAAGCATAAATTCGGTTTCATAGAGAAAGAGAACGGACAATGGCTTATCAAACTGAACACGACCATTTCATTATAA
- a CDS encoding ribonuclease HII, with protein MLLPYLEKNRIEAGCDEAGRGCLAGAVFASAVILPPDFRNELLNDSKQLSEKQRYRLRPVIEKEAVAWAIGIVTPEEIDKINILNASFLAMHRAVEQLAPEPEHLLIDGNRFKPYPGIKHTCVIKGDGKYLSIAAASVLAKTYRDDYMQELHKQFPQYRWDRNKGYPTKAHRTAIQETGASPYHRMTFQLLERQLAIF; from the coding sequence ATGTTACTGCCTTATTTAGAAAAGAACCGTATAGAGGCCGGCTGTGACGAGGCCGGAAGAGGATGTCTCGCAGGAGCCGTTTTTGCGTCTGCCGTCATTCTGCCGCCGGATTTCCGAAACGAATTACTCAACGATTCCAAACAACTTTCCGAAAAACAACGTTACCGGCTCAGACCCGTCATAGAAAAAGAGGCGGTCGCCTGGGCCATCGGTATCGTCACCCCGGAAGAGATCGACAAAATAAATATCCTCAACGCCTCTTTCCTCGCCATGCACCGGGCGGTGGAACAGCTCGCACCAGAACCTGAGCACCTGCTTATCGACGGCAACAGGTTCAAACCATACCCCGGTATAAAACATACCTGTGTGATCAAAGGCGACGGCAAATACCTCTCCATCGCCGCCGCCTCTGTCCTGGCAAAAACATACCGCGACGACTATATGCAGGAACTGCATAAGCAATTCCCGCAATACAGATGGGACAGGAATAAAGGATATCCTACAAAAGCGCACCGTACTGCCATACAGGAGACCGGAGCCTCTCCCTACCACCGGATGACATTCCAGTTACTGGAACGCCAGCTTGCCATATTCTGA
- a CDS encoding DUF4831 family protein has translation MKKWILSICALVVFCASAQETQKLTAGKHNEYGLIYSLPTTALDIEVVATKTIRKAGPYYKYAEKYMGVKGAITENSESWELTAVKVYPFGIPNKEEQYLIQCKVGTTPFIFLSKEGLPLSINADPVLDSVNVTKPMARKSSPLDNNQYASVMSEELLMSGSTSRMAEVAAKQIYRIRESRVNLVTGEVDKLPADGESFKLVMTQLDEQEAALTALFMGTTQTETVVKHFTYVPTGDVKNDVIFRLSDFYGIVSKEDVSGAPVYLNVEITQKGELPVDNKGKEKKMPKDGVAYCIPGKAEVSVTYNNKVYCRTQVQVAQFGVIFGLDPSLFTDKKSPSYVIFYPETGAIREIGK, from the coding sequence ATGAAAAAGTGGATACTTTCGATATGCGCGTTGGTCGTTTTTTGTGCTTCGGCTCAGGAAACGCAGAAACTGACTGCAGGTAAGCACAATGAATACGGACTGATCTATTCTCTGCCGACAACGGCGCTGGATATTGAAGTCGTCGCTACGAAGACCATCCGGAAAGCCGGACCCTATTATAAATATGCCGAGAAGTATATGGGCGTGAAAGGAGCGATAACGGAAAATAGCGAGAGCTGGGAACTCACTGCCGTGAAAGTTTATCCTTTCGGTATACCTAATAAAGAGGAGCAATATCTTATCCAGTGCAAGGTGGGTACGACACCGTTTATTTTCCTGAGTAAAGAAGGATTGCCCCTCTCGATAAATGCCGATCCGGTACTGGACAGTGTAAATGTGACCAAACCTATGGCCCGTAAATCCTCTCCCTTGGATAATAACCAGTATGCTTCGGTGATGTCCGAAGAACTGCTGATGTCCGGTTCTACTTCCCGAATGGCCGAAGTCGCAGCCAAGCAGATTTATCGTATCCGGGAAAGCCGGGTCAATCTGGTGACAGGGGAAGTGGATAAACTGCCTGCTGACGGTGAATCGTTCAAATTGGTAATGACTCAACTGGACGAGCAGGAGGCAGCCCTTACGGCATTATTTATGGGTACTACCCAGACAGAAACCGTAGTCAAGCATTTCACATACGTTCCTACAGGCGATGTAAAGAACGACGTGATTTTCCGTTTATCCGATTTTTATGGCATTGTGAGTAAAGAAGATGTGAGTGGGGCTCCGGTATATCTTAATGTGGAGATAACGCAGAAAGGTGAATTGCCTGTGGATAATAAAGGCAAAGAGAAAAAGATGCCGAAAGACGGAGTAGCTTATTGTATTCCTGGTAAAGCCGAAGTTTCGGTAACTTATAATAATAAGGTATATTGCAGAACACAGGTACAGGTAGCTCAATTCGGGGTGATATTCGGATTAGACCCCTCTCTTTTCACCGATAAGAAATCTCCTTCTTATGTGATATTTTATCCGGAGACAGGAGCTATCCGTGAGATTGGGAAATAG